A single Epinephelus fuscoguttatus linkage group LG13, E.fuscoguttatus.final_Chr_v1 DNA region contains:
- the LOC125899508 gene encoding olfactory receptor 1M1-like: MESNSSLNPLYFQLTLFADYGPFRYLFFSLCLLVYMTIISANIVIVVTVCLHKSLHQPMFIFICSLSFNSLYGSAGFFPRFLMDILSDTHLISRPLCFIQMYVISTYAAFEFTILGVMAYDRFVAICQPLHYHSKMTLRMVQHLLVFAVFYPALACGFCLYLTVRLPLCGNKLHKLFCSNWPVVQLSCMDTTVNNIAGQLVTMSTIFIPLFYILYTYLRILLVCRRSSSEIRGKAAQTCLPHIVTLINYTLSIFCDMSLRRIEADKMNPVLTVVLSLEYLTIPPINNPLVYGLSLPQIKGVIFRFFKKSPAAKM; this comes from the coding sequence ATGGAGAGCAACAGCAGCCTGAATCCTTTATACTTTCAGCTCACTCTGTTTGCAGACTATGGGCCCTTCAGATATCTGTTCTTCAGTCTGTGTCTGTTGGTCTACATGACTATAATCTCTGCTAACATTGTCATTGTTGTCACAGTCTGCCTACACAAGTCCCTGCATCAGCCCATGttcattttcatctgcagtctgTCTTTTAACTCTCTGTATGGCTCAGCTGGCTTCTTCCCCAGGTTTCTGATGGACATTCTGTCTGACACTCATTTGATCTCACGTCCATTGTGTTTCATTCAGATGTATGTTATTTCCACCTATGCAGCATTTGAGTTTACCATCCTCGGTGTCATGGCCTATGACAGATTTGTGGCTATTTGCCAGCCCTTACACTATCACAGTAAAATGACGTTAAGGATGGTGCAACATCTTTTGGTCTTTGCCGTGTTCTACCCTGCACTTGCATGTGGGTTTTGTCTCTATCTTACTGTTCGATTACCGTTGTGTGGAAATAAACTGCACAAGCTTTTCTGTTCAAACTGGCCGGTGGTGCAGCTCTCTTGCATGGACACAACTGTGAACAACATAGCAGGTCAGCTTGTTACGATGTCAACCATCTTCATCCCCCTATTCTACATCCTGTACACTTACCTGCGCATTCTGCTCGTCTGCAGGAGAAGCTCATCTGAAATCAGAGGAAAGGCTGCACAAACGTGCCTTCCTCACATAGTGACATTAATTAACTATACTCTATCTATATTCTGTGACATGTCATTGAGGCGAATTGAGGCTGATAAAATGAATCCAGTgttgacagttgttttgtctttagAGTATTTAACCATTCCACCCATCAATAACCCTCTAGTTTACGGCCTGAGTCTGCCTCAAATAAAAGGAGtgatttttagattttttaagAAAAGTCCTGCTGCCAAAATGTAA
- the LOC125899807 gene encoding olfactory receptor 6N2-like, whose product MDDEFNVTYITFGGHVEVDKYRYVYFVIMFIVYILIICSNSTIVYLIWVHKNLHEPMYIFIAALLLNSVLFSTAVYPKLLIDFLSEKQIISYSACLFQFHVFYSLGGSEFLLLAVMAYDRYVSICKPLKYPTIMTKTTVSIFLVLAWVLPACQMAVPAGLSANEKLCNFILKGVFCNNTVYKLQCVISKARFVRDMIILVNVALVPVLFILFTYTRIFLITYQNGREVRKKAAQTCLPHLIVLVNLSCLCVYDVIIVGLEPVFPEIVHLIMTLQIVLYHPLFNPIMYGVKMKEISKHLKRLFCQAKMK is encoded by the coding sequence ATGGATGATGAGTTCAATGTAACATATATAACTTTTGGTGGGCATGTCGAAGTGGACAAGTACAGATATGTGTATTTTGTGATTATGTTCATAGTATATATTCTAATAATATGCAGTAATTCCACTATTGTGTACCTTATCTGGGTTCACAAAAACCTTCATGAGCCTATGTACATTTTCATTGCAGCTTTGTTACTGAACTCTGTCCTTTTCAGCACTGCTGTCTACCCAAAGCTTTTGATTGACTTTTTATCTGAAAAACAGATCATATCATATTCTGCGTGTCTCTTTCAGTTTCATGTATTCTACTCTCTAGGTGGTTCAGAGTTCTTACTGCTGGCAGTCATGGCTTATGACAGATATGTTTCAATATGTAAACCTCTGAAATATCCAACTATCATGACCAAAACAACTGTCAGTATTTTCCTGGTTTTAGCTTGGGTTCTGCCTGCTTGCCAGATGGCAGTGCCAGCTGGTTTGAGTGCTAATGAAAAACtttgtaactttattttaaaaggagTTTTTTGTAACAACACAGTTTATAAACTTCAATGTGTGATCTCAAAAGCACGTTTTGTACGAGATATGATTATACTGGTTAATGTTGCACTTGTCCCTGTGCTTTTCATACTTTTTACATACACTAGGATATTCCTAATAACTTATCAGAATGGTAGAGAAGTCAGAAAAAAGGCTGCACAGACTTGTTTACCGCACTTGATCGTTTTGGTAAAcctttcctgtttgtgtgtttatgatgTCATTATAGTTGGACTGGAACCTGTTTTTCCAGAAATTGTTCATCTAATAATGACTTTACAAATTGTTTTGTATCACCCTCTATTTAATCCAATCATGTACGGAGTAAAGATGAAAGAAATTTCCAAACACCTTAAGAGGTTGTTCTGTCAAGCCAAAATGAAGTAA
- the LOC125899806 gene encoding olfactory receptor 6N2-like: MDDQFNVTYITLGGHVEVDRYRYVYFVTMFIVYVLIICSNSTIVYLIWVHKNLHEPMYIFIAALLMNSVLFSTAVYPKLLIDFLSEKQIISYSACLFQFHMFYSLGGSEFLLLAAMSYDRYVSICKPLKYPTIMTKTTVSIFLVLAWVLPACQVAVPAGLSANKKICGFILQGVFCNNTVYKLQCVISRVQIIHDMVILLNIALVPVLFILFTYTRILLITYRSSQAVRQKAAQTCLPHLIVLINFSCLCAYDVIRAQMESDFSKTVRLIMSLQIIMYHPLFNPIMYGLKMKEISKHLKTLFFQAKIV, translated from the coding sequence ATGGATGATCAATTCAATGTAACATATATAACTCTTGGTGGGCATGTCGAAGTGGACAGGTACAGATATGTTTATTTTGTGACTATGTTCATAGTATATGTTCTAATAATATGCAGTAATTCCACTATTGTGTACCTTATCTGGGTTCACAAAAACCTTCATGAGCCTATGTACATATTCATTGCAGCTTTGTTAATGAACTCTGTCCTTTTCAGCACTGCTGTCTACCCAAAGCTTTTGATTGACTTTTTATCTGAAAAACAGATCATATCATATTCTGCGTGTCTCTTTCAGTTTCACATGTTTTACTCTTTAGGTGGTTCAGAGTTCTTACTGTTGGCAGCCATGTCTTATGACAGGTATGTTTCAATATGTAAACCTCTGAAATATCCAACTATCATGACCAAAACAACTGTCAGTATTTTCCTGGTTTTAGCTTGGGTTCTGCCTGCTTGCCAGGTTGCAGTGCCAGCTGGTTTGAGTGccaataaaaaaatctgtggcTTTATTTTACAAGGAGTTTTTTGTAACAACACAGTTTATAAACTTCAGTGTGTGATCTCAAGAGTACAAATTATACATGATATGGTAATTTTGCTTAATATTGCACTTGTCCCTGTGCTTTTCATCCTTTTTACATACACCCGAATACTTCTAATAACCTATCGAAGTAGTCAAGCAGTCAGACAGAAAGCTGCACAGACATGTTTACCTCATCTGATAGTTTTAATCAACTTCTCCTGTCTGTGTGCATATGATGTCATTAGGGCTCAGATGGAAtctgacttttccaaaactgtaAGGTTGATAATGTCTCTCCAAATCATAATGTATCACCCTCTTTTTAATCCAATCATGTATGGGCTAAAGATGAAAGAAATTTCTAAACACCTCAAGACGTTGTTCTTTCAAGCCAAAATTGTCTGA
- the LOC125899803 gene encoding olfactory receptor 6N2-like: MDDELNVTYITFGGHVEVDKYRYVYFVIMFIVYILIICSNSTIVYLIWVHKNLHEPMYIFIAALLLNSVLLSTTIYPKLLIDFLSEKQIISYSACLFQFQMFYSLGSSEFLLLAAMSYDRYVSICKPLKYPTIMTKTTVSIFLVLAWVLPACQVAVPAGLSANEKLCNFILKGVFCNNTVYKLQCVISRARLVRDMIIMVNVVLVPVLFILFTYTRIFLITYQNGREVRRKAAQTCLPHLIVLLNFSCLCVYDVIIIGLEPVFPEIVHLIMTLQIVLYHPLFNPIMYGLKMKEISKHLKRLFCQAKMK, from the coding sequence ATGGATGATGaattaaatgtaacatatataACTTTTGGTGGGCATGTCGAAGTGGACAAATACAGATATGTGTATTTTGTGATTATGTTCATAGTATATATTCTAATAATATGCAGTAATTCCACTATTGTGTACCTTATCTGGGTTCACAAAAACCTTCATGAGCCTATGTACATATTCATTGCAGCTTTGTTACTGAACTCTGTCCTTCTCAGCACTACTATCTACCCAAAGCTTTTGATTGACTTTTTATCTGAAAAACAGATCATATCATATTCTGCGTGTCTCTTTCAGTTTCAGATGTTTTACTCTTTAGGTTCTTCAGAGTTCTTACTGTTGGCAGCCATGTCTTATGACAGGTATGTTTCAATATGTAAACCTCTGAAATATCCAACTATCATGACCAAAACAACTGTCAGTATTTTCCTGGTTTTAGCTTGGGTTCTGCCTGCTTGCCAGGTTGCAGTGCCAGCTGGTTTGAGTGCTAATGAAAAACtttgtaactttattttaaaaggagTTTTTTGTAACAATACAGTTTATAAACTTCAGTGTGTGATCTCAAGAGCACGCCTTGTGCGAGATATGATTATAATGGTTAATGTTGTACTTGTTCCTGTGCTTTTCATACTTTTTACATACACTAGGATATTCCTAATAACTTATCAAAATGGTAGAGAAGTCAGAAGAAAGGCTGCACAGACCTGTTTACCGCACTTGATAGTTTTGTTAAActtttcctgtttgtgtgtgtatgatgtcATTATAATTGGACTTGAACCTGTTTTTCCAGAAATTGTGCATTTAATAATGACTTTACAAATTGTTTTGTATCATCCTCTATTTAATCCAATCATGTACGGATTAAAGATGAAAGAAATTTCCAAACACCTTAAGAGGTTGTTCTGTCAAGCCAAAATGAAGTAA